In Aegilops tauschii subsp. strangulata cultivar AL8/78 chromosome 3, Aet v6.0, whole genome shotgun sequence, one genomic interval encodes:
- the LOC109741854 gene encoding protein FAR1-RELATED SEQUENCE 5-like, translated as MVELNHNHKMLESPGMLLHKRSHKKGEPLIDQLVKDMQLDNHIHAQMMSTLSRMSGGLQYMGHTSRDWVNKKQKFAREESQDDVKKLLDFFENMQKINPEFFYDYDVDADNRVRNVFWANACCKGSYEDFGDCVTFDTTYKTNKFHMPLGVFMGVNHHLQSTIFAVALVRDETIPSFEWVFKTFLRCMNNKLPICMLTDQCSSMKAALKTILPHTVHKLCWWHIMKKHKDHLALLYKADEKLKDDLNAVLNHPLMSLEFERAWKDLIQIYNLQDDEVMNSLWEDRHELISAYYKEIFCARMTSIQRSESMNRILKKNFVKEKHDLHLFAQQVDKCIQTSKAVEHAEAVANESEVKTTTQFGFEV; from the exons ATGGTTGAACTCAACCACAATCACAAGATGCTGGAAAGCCCCGGGATGCTTTTGCACAAGCGGTCGCACAAAAAAGGCGAACCTTTGATAGACCAGTTAGTGAAAGACATGCAACTTGACAACCACATACATGCTCAGATGATGTCAACGCTGTCGCGTATGTCCGGTGGTCTGCAGTACATGGGACATACTAGCCGCGACTGGGTAAACAA GAAACAAAAGTTTGCCAGAGAAGAGTCCCAAGATGACGTCAAGAAACTTCTGGATTTCTTCGAGAATATGCAGAAGATAAACCCAGAGTTTTTCTATGATTATGACGTTGATGCAGATAATCGTGTAAGAAATGTCTTTTGGGCCAATGCATGTTGCAAAGGATCGTATGAAGATTTTGGAGACTGCGTTACATTTGACACGACGTATAAAACTAACAAATTCCACATGCCGCTGGGAGTCTTCATGGGAGTGAACCATCATCTACAGAGCACCATATTTGCTGTTGCACTCGTGCGAGATGAAACAATACCGTCGTTCGAGTGGGTTTTCAAAACATTTCTGAGGTGTATGAACAACAAGCTTCCAATCTGCATGCTCACAG ACCAATGTTCTTCGATGAAGGCAGCATTAAAAACTATCCTCCCACATACTGTGCATAAGTTGTGTTGGTGGCATATCATGAAGAAGCACAAAGACCACCTCGCCTTGCTGTATAAGGCGGACGAGAAACTTAAGGATGACCTCAATGCGGTGCTGAACCACCCACTAATGTCGTTAGAATTTGAACGAGCATGGAAGGACCTCATTCAGATATACAACTTGCAAGACGATGAAGTGATGAATTCGCTGTGGGAAGACAGGCACGAGTTGATCTCGGCTTACTACAAGGAAATTTTCTGTGCTCGGATGACTTCCATACAGAGAAGCGAGAGCATGAACCGCATACTGAAGAAAAACTTTGTCAAAGAGAAGCATGATCTCCATCTATTTGCTCAGCAGGTGGACAAGTGCATTCAGACCAGCAAGGCCGTCGAGCACGCAGAGGCAGTAGCAAATGAG TCAGAGGTAAAGACAACAACCCAGTTTGGGTTCGAAGTTTAG
- the LOC141043071 gene encoding uncharacterized protein, which yields MPFVDEYKDVEAHGNTKLHVIHTNDKKQVATTLAEYERHLSLQRHKIVGIDLEYNNDPEATQKPALCQLSISKKHPVLLFQLSAAERRTVFNNFLADPRYTFAGFSIDGDKTRLDRVNLEVANFVDIQKEWKVPEATKELDSLGDVSGMLIDDYCNNIKKKITDDEHKRWATLPLSMRHIEYAAKDAYTAYEIWNRITLTQDGLRRAKLEKEEPPKNRARSSWGWADANW from the coding sequence ATGCCGTTCGTCGACGAGTACAAGGACGTGGAGGCCCACGGCAACACCAAGTTGCACGTCATCCACACCAACGACAAGAAGCAGGTGGCGACCACCCTCGCAGAGTACGAGCGCCACCTCAGCCTCCAGCGCCACAAGATCGTCGGCATTGATCTCGAGTACAACAACGATCCTGAAGCGACGCAGAAACCCGCCCTCTGCCAACTCTCCATCAGCAAGAAACACCCGGTGCTGCTCTTCCAACTGAGCGCCGCTGAAAGGCGCACCGTCTTCAACAACTTCCTCGCCGACCCCAGGTACACCTTTGCAGGCTTCTCCATCGACGGTGACAAAACCAGGCTAGACCGCGTCAATCTGGAGGTCGCCAACTTCGTCGACATCCAGAAGGAGTGGAAGGTGCCCGAGGCAACCAAGGAGTTGGATTCCCTTGGAGACGTCTCCGGCATGCTCATCGACGACTACTGCAACAACATAAAGAAGAAGATCACCGACGATGAGCACAAGCGCTGGGCCACCTTGCCTCTGTCCATGAGGCACATCGAGTACGCGGCAAAGGACGCCTACACAGCATACGAGATATGGAACCGCATCACCCTCACCCAGGACGGGCTTCGCCGTGCAAAGCTGGAGAAGGAGGAGCCCCCCAAGAATCGCGCCAGGAGCAGCTGGGGATGGGCAGACGCTAACTGGTGA
- the LOC109741853 gene encoding 3'-5' exonuclease-like, which produces MADAPLYKQCRRYTRELHDVDLHGNHKLHVVCTSKGEDVDKMLSTLRRKLGGMPIKLVGVDVEYTHYVKPHRAAVLHLCVEKECLVYHISGAKDRPMELDKFLMNGEYTFVGFAIEGDKSNLKLSGLEINSDNYIDIQVEWRDPYNKKKFDSLADVASRMIDIHYHDMKKKINCKEDHTLWEFCPLPEKLIKYAAIDAFATYESWRIIYDVIMGLDRAKRDKEAKQKKNKAVIQYSN; this is translated from the exons ATGGCGGATGCTCCTCTTTACAAGCAGTGCCGCAGGTACACCAGGGAGCTCCACGACGTCGACCTCCACGGCAACCACAAGCTCCACGTCGTTTGCACAAGCAAGGGTGAAGACGTGGACAAGATGCTGTCCACGCTCAGGAGGAAGCTCGGCGGAATGCCCATCAAACTAGTCGGCGTTGATGTCGAGTACACGCACTATGTGAAGCCACATCGGGCAGCAGTGCTCCATCTATGCGTAGAAAAAGAATGCCTTGTCTACCACATCTCTGGAGCTAAAGACAG GCCAATGgaactagacaaattcctcatgaATGGTGAGTACACCTTCGTCGGATTCGCCATTGAAGGAGACAAAAGCAACCTGAAGCTATCTGGTTTGGAGATCAACTCCGACAACTACATTGATATTCAGGTGGAATGGAGAGACCCATACAATAAAAAGAAGTTTGACTCTTTGGCTGATGTTGCCAGCAGGATGATAGACATTCACTACCATgacatgaagaaaaaaattaacTGCAAGGAGGACCATACTCTGTGGGAATTTTGCCCACTGCCAGAAAAGCTTATCAAGTATGCAGCAATAGATGCATTCGCAACATATGAGTCATGGAGAATCATCTATGATGTCATCATGGGACTGGACAGGGCAAaaagagacaaagaagcaaagcagaagaagaacaaggctgtaATCCAATACAGCAACTAG
- the LOC141043072 gene encoding uncharacterized protein produces MAFADEYQGVEAHGNTKLHVIHTNDKKQKPALCQLSIGKKHPVLLFQLSAAERCTVFDNFLADPRYTFAGFSIDGDKKRPERVNLEVANFVDIQKEWRVS; encoded by the exons ATGGCGTTCGCCGACGAGTACCAGGGCGTGGAGGCCCACGGCAACACCAAGTTGCACGTCATCCACACCAACGACAAGAAGCAG AAACCCGCCCTCTGCCAACTCTCCATTGGCAAGAAACACCCGGTGCTGCTCTTCCAACTGAGCGCCGCTGAAAGGTGCACCGTCTTCGACAACTTCCTCGCCGACCCCAGGTACACCTTTGCAGGCTTCTCCATCGACGGCGACAAAAAAAGGCCAGAGCGCGTCAATCTGGAGGTCGCCAACTTCGTTGACATCCAGAAGGAGTGGAGGGTATCCTAG